The following proteins come from a genomic window of Flavobacterium eburneipallidum:
- a CDS encoding energy transducer TonB, translating into MKKELLTLFLSFYTLMAFAQEVNTTVKKQGSSPEKFPVFPDCENLEANLLEKCFYNEVQDFVFQNFVVPENLTQNNFQGNVKVLFEVDEKGSFKVIYVNAADETLIQEAKRVFGKFPKIKPSTYNGNPTFAQYNITIAIPLKSTEQLAEEKQVPVATTKNTVSKKLTELDSIPYQKFDNPQYKSNLNVPFSHSFYAYFDASMNQVGSNNHTGSKPYTYTEVAKYYDIAAENEKLKKNKSSWWGRKLWNENLVEIKGEDYWFVFNPIVDLQVGTASGNKQQNTFVNTRGVNFSAGLGTQLNFTTTIFESQGRFANYYNTYANTLKPSGGNPAIIPGIGIAKEFKGDAFDFPMAEANLSYTPSKLINLQLGYGRNFIGDGYRSLLESDGASPYPYFKINTTFWKIKYTNTYMWLKDVRPEATVERTYSKKFMANHYLSWNISNKFNLGLFESVIWSNTNDRGFDMYFVNPIIFYRAVEFAASGRTGNALLGLTYKYKWNNQVNLYGQFLIDEFSTEAIKAGNNSWKNKFGYQLGVKYFNAFQVDNLLLQLEYNHVRPYLYSHSDPLTNYANTNQNIGHQWGGNFKEFIAIARYHKGRIFADGKITYGVRGLDFTNSGANSNYGGAIFRDYDVERYADTGVKVGQGNKTNVLIADFQAGYLINPVTNLKLFGSFIYRNFDPMQNTLTAFKENTSWFSLGIRSDVFNWYFDY; encoded by the coding sequence ATGAAAAAAGAACTACTCACTTTATTTTTATCTTTTTACACTTTGATGGCTTTTGCACAAGAAGTGAACACAACGGTAAAAAAGCAAGGAAGTTCTCCTGAAAAATTTCCGGTTTTCCCTGATTGTGAAAATTTAGAAGCCAATTTGTTAGAAAAATGCTTCTATAATGAAGTGCAGGATTTTGTTTTTCAAAACTTTGTAGTACCTGAAAATCTTACTCAAAATAATTTTCAAGGAAACGTAAAAGTGCTTTTCGAAGTTGATGAAAAAGGGAGTTTCAAAGTGATTTATGTAAATGCCGCCGACGAAACTCTGATTCAAGAAGCCAAAAGAGTTTTTGGTAAATTTCCTAAAATAAAACCTTCTACTTATAATGGTAATCCAACTTTTGCGCAATACAATATAACAATTGCCATTCCACTAAAAAGTACGGAACAACTAGCCGAAGAAAAGCAGGTTCCAGTAGCAACTACAAAAAACACAGTTTCAAAAAAGCTCACTGAATTAGACAGTATTCCGTATCAAAAATTCGACAACCCGCAGTACAAAAGTAATTTGAATGTGCCATTTTCTCATAGTTTTTATGCTTATTTTGATGCTTCAATGAATCAAGTGGGAAGCAATAATCACACTGGATCAAAACCCTATACTTATACCGAAGTAGCTAAATATTATGATATTGCTGCCGAAAATGAAAAACTAAAGAAAAACAAATCCAGTTGGTGGGGACGAAAATTATGGAATGAAAATTTAGTCGAAATCAAAGGTGAAGATTACTGGTTTGTATTCAATCCGATTGTCGATTTACAAGTAGGAACAGCTTCTGGAAACAAACAGCAAAATACTTTTGTCAATACCAGAGGGGTCAATTTTAGTGCTGGTTTAGGTACACAGCTTAATTTTACAACAACCATTTTTGAAAGCCAAGGACGATTTGCTAATTATTATAATACTTATGCGAATACCTTAAAACCATCTGGAGGTAATCCAGCTATAATTCCAGGAATTGGAATTGCCAAAGAATTTAAAGGCGATGCTTTTGATTTTCCGATGGCAGAGGCAAACTTGAGTTATACTCCTTCAAAATTGATTAATTTACAATTGGGTTATGGTCGAAATTTTATTGGCGATGGATACCGCTCGTTGTTAGAAAGTGATGGAGCAAGCCCGTATCCATACTTTAAAATCAATACTACTTTTTGGAAAATAAAATACACCAATACTTATATGTGGCTCAAAGACGTGCGTCCAGAAGCTACTGTAGAAAGAACCTATTCCAAAAAATTCATGGCCAATCATTATTTGAGTTGGAATATTTCTAATAAATTCAATTTAGGACTTTTTGAATCGGTGATTTGGTCTAATACCAATGATAGAGGATTTGATATGTATTTTGTGAATCCAATTATTTTTTATCGTGCTGTTGAATTTGCAGCATCTGGAAGAACTGGAAACGCTCTTTTGGGATTGACCTACAAATACAAGTGGAACAATCAAGTGAATCTTTATGGTCAATTTTTAATAGACGAATTTTCTACAGAAGCCATAAAAGCAGGAAATAATAGTTGGAAAAACAAATTCGGATACCAATTGGGAGTTAAATATTTCAACGCTTTTCAGGTGGATAATTTATTATTGCAGTTAGAGTACAATCATGTGCGTCCGTATTTGTATTCACACAGTGACCCATTGACTAATTATGCAAACACCAATCAAAATATAGGTCATCAATGGGGTGGGAATTTCAAGGAATTCATCGCAATAGCTAGGTACCACAAAGGCCGAATTTTTGCCGATGGAAAAATAACCTACGGTGTTCGTGGCTTGGATTTTACAAATTCAGGAGCTAATTCTAATTATGGTGGTGCTATTTTTAGAGATTATGACGTAGAACGCTATGCTGATACTGGTGTAAAAGTAGGTCAAGGAAATAAAACTAATGTTCTTATTGCCGATTTTCAAGCAGGATATTTGATTAATCCAGTAACAAATTTGAAACTCTTTGGTAGTTTTATTTATAGAAATTTTGATCCAATGCAAAACACATTGACAGCCTTTAAGGAAAATACCTCTTGGTTCTCATTAGGAATTCGTTCGGATGTGTTCAATTGGTATTTTGATTATTAG
- a CDS encoding alpha/beta fold hydrolase, which produces MEKYFKKEGRYSYYEAGEGTPIVVLHGLMGGLSNFDAVATHFSEKGYKIIIPDLPIYTQSILKTNVKAFAKYVKDFITFKGFDRVILLGNSLGGHIALYHTKMYPEKVAGLVLTGSSGLYESAMGDSYPKRGDYEYIKKKAEAVFYDPAMATKELVDEVYASVNDRIKLIKTLTIAKSAIRHNMAKDLPKMHVQTCLIWGKNDSVTPPNVAEEFNDLLPNATLYWIDKCGHAAMMEHPEEFNRLLEDWLTHTHLKAH; this is translated from the coding sequence ATGGAAAAATACTTTAAGAAAGAAGGCAGATATAGCTATTATGAAGCAGGAGAAGGAACTCCTATTGTTGTCTTACACGGTTTGATGGGCGGATTAAGCAACTTTGACGCTGTTGCCACCCATTTTTCTGAAAAAGGGTATAAAATTATTATTCCAGATTTGCCAATATATACACAAAGCATTTTAAAAACAAATGTAAAAGCTTTTGCTAAATATGTAAAAGATTTTATAACTTTCAAAGGTTTTGACCGAGTGATTTTGTTAGGAAATTCATTAGGAGGACACATTGCCTTATACCACACTAAAATGTATCCCGAAAAAGTAGCAGGACTTGTTTTAACAGGAAGCTCGGGACTTTACGAAAGTGCCATGGGCGATAGTTACCCAAAAAGAGGTGATTACGAATACATCAAGAAAAAAGCCGAAGCCGTATTTTATGACCCTGCTATGGCAACCAAAGAATTAGTCGATGAAGTTTATGCTTCTGTAAATGATAGAATCAAATTGATTAAAACCCTGACGATTGCCAAAAGTGCCATTCGACACAATATGGCAAAAGATTTACCGAAAATGCACGTTCAAACTTGCTTGATTTGGGGGAAAAACGACAGTGTTACGCCACCAAATGTTGCTGAAGAGTTTAACGATTTACTGCCAAACGCTACCTTATATTGGATTGATAAATGTGGACATGCCGCTATGATGGAACATCCAGAAGAATTCAATCGATTATTAGAAGATTGGTTGACACATACCCATTTGAAGGCGCATTAG
- the yihA gene encoding ribosome biogenesis GTP-binding protein YihA/YsxC: MKINTAEFIVSNSEVEKCPKDFLPEYAFIGRSNVGKSSLINMLTNHKNLAKTSGRPGKTQLINHFKINNNWFLVDLPGYGYAKVSKKTKAVFQQFITDYFETREQLVCAFVLIDIRHEAQTIDIEFMSYMGESEIPFCIIFTKADKISKTKIDSHIAAYKKQMFANNWAEMPQYFVTSATESTGKEIVLEYIDEVNQEVFKNNSEF; this comes from the coding sequence ATGAAAATTAATACCGCCGAATTTATCGTCAGCAACTCCGAGGTAGAAAAATGTCCGAAAGACTTTTTGCCAGAATATGCTTTTATAGGCCGTTCCAATGTAGGAAAGTCATCTTTGATTAATATGTTGACCAACCATAAAAATTTAGCAAAAACCTCCGGAAGACCAGGAAAAACGCAACTAATCAATCACTTTAAAATCAATAACAATTGGTTTCTTGTGGATTTACCAGGTTATGGTTATGCCAAAGTTTCGAAGAAAACCAAGGCTGTTTTTCAGCAATTTATTACGGATTATTTCGAAACAAGAGAACAACTGGTTTGCGCTTTTGTATTGATTGATATTCGCCACGAAGCCCAAACAATAGATATAGAATTTATGTCGTACATGGGCGAAAGCGAAATTCCTTTTTGCATCATTTTTACCAAAGCCGACAAGATTAGTAAAACCAAAATTGATTCGCATATTGCCGCTTACAAAAAACAAATGTTTGCTAACAATTGGGCTGAAATGCCTCAATACTTTGTAACATCAGCTACAGAATCTACTGGAAAAGAAATTGTTTTAGAATACATTGACGAAGTAAATCAGGAAGTTTTCAAAAACAATAGTGAGTTTTAA
- the gldC gene encoding gliding motility protein GldC has product MANTSEIKLSIELDDNRVPEKLMWTASEGGIHAEESKAFMLSVWDSNEKSTKCIELWTKDMPVDEMKVFFHQTLMSMTETFHRATGDERMSATMKDFCDYFAEKLELTK; this is encoded by the coding sequence ATGGCAAATACATCAGAAATTAAGTTAAGCATCGAATTAGACGACAATAGAGTTCCCGAAAAATTAATGTGGACGGCATCCGAAGGTGGAATTCATGCTGAAGAATCGAAAGCCTTTATGCTTTCGGTTTGGGATAGCAATGAGAAATCTACAAAGTGTATCGAATTGTGGACCAAAGATATGCCTGTTGACGAAATGAAAGTTTTCTTTCATCAAACGTTAATGTCTATGACCGAAACCTTTCATCGTGCGACTGGCGACGAAAGAATGTCGGCAACCATGAAAGATTTTTGTGATTATTTTGCAGAGAAATTAGAGTTGACGAAATAA
- the gldB gene encoding gliding motility lipoprotein GldB, producing MRKITFIIALVVAFVSCDQKTKSEKEVESIPVALQVERFDKLFFETPPKDLSKLKKEFPFFFPAGNDDKVWLEKMQNPLWRELYTEVQKKYSNFEPQKEELQTLFKHIKYNFPKTKTPKVITVISEMDYTNKVIYTDSLLIISLELYLGKEHKFYQFPNYLKQNFEPKQMMPDVVSSFADSKIPPLMDHSLLGQMIYSGKELYLKDLLIPEYSDAEKMGYTPEQIKWCEENESYMWRYFLEKEMLYSADSKLANRFINPAPFSKFYLEIDNESPGRVGAWMGWQMIRSFVKNNEIPIEELLKMNAKELFKKSKYKPKK from the coding sequence ATGAGAAAAATAACTTTTATAATTGCATTAGTAGTTGCGTTTGTTTCTTGTGACCAAAAAACAAAATCAGAAAAAGAAGTTGAATCTATTCCGGTAGCTCTTCAAGTAGAGCGTTTTGATAAACTTTTTTTTGAAACTCCACCAAAGGATTTGAGTAAATTAAAAAAGGAATTTCCATTTTTCTTTCCAGCAGGAAATGACGATAAAGTTTGGTTAGAAAAAATGCAAAATCCACTTTGGAGAGAATTATATACCGAAGTTCAGAAAAAATATTCCAATTTTGAACCACAAAAAGAAGAATTACAAACCCTTTTTAAGCACATAAAATACAATTTTCCTAAAACCAAAACACCAAAAGTAATTACGGTAATCTCTGAAATGGATTATACCAATAAAGTGATTTATACGGATAGTTTGCTGATTATTTCACTGGAATTGTATTTAGGAAAAGAGCATAAATTTTATCAATTTCCCAATTATTTGAAGCAAAATTTCGAGCCAAAACAAATGATGCCAGATGTTGTTTCGAGTTTTGCAGATAGTAAAATTCCGCCTTTGATGGATCATAGTTTGTTAGGTCAAATGATTTATTCGGGTAAAGAATTGTATCTAAAAGACCTGCTAATTCCTGAATATTCCGACGCTGAAAAAATGGGTTATACACCTGAACAAATCAAATGGTGTGAAGAAAACGAAAGCTATATGTGGCGTTATTTTTTGGAAAAAGAAATGCTCTACAGTGCTGATTCAAAATTAGCGAATCGATTTATAAACCCAGCGCCATTTTCTAAATTTTATCTTGAAATTGACAATGAATCACCAGGTAGAGTAGGGGCTTGGATGGGCTGGCAAATGATTCGTTCTTTTGTGAAAAATAACGAGATTCCAATAGAAGAACTATTAAAAATGAATGCTAAAGAACTATTTAAAAAATCTAAATACAAACCCAAAAAATAA
- the nadE gene encoding NAD(+) synthase, translating to MTKKSTVQVEKVNSHIVNWLKTYAENAKVNGFVVGISGGVDSAVTSTLCAQTGLTTLCVEMPIHQAPSQVNRGREHIEQLKKRFPNVINAESDLTSVFEEFKKVVPDTGDIDKVNLSLANTRARLRMSTLYYYAGIHGLLVAGTGNKVEDFGVGFYTKYGDGGVDLSPIADLMKSDVYALGAFLKIPTSILEASPTDGLFGDDRTDEDQLGASYDELEWAMREDESGKTAENFTAREQEVFKIYKRLNTNNQHKMNAIPVCLIPEKYK from the coding sequence ATGACTAAAAAAAGTACAGTCCAAGTTGAAAAAGTGAACTCTCATATTGTAAATTGGCTCAAAACTTATGCTGAAAACGCAAAAGTTAATGGTTTTGTTGTGGGGATTTCAGGCGGAGTCGATTCGGCAGTAACCTCAACACTTTGTGCACAAACAGGTTTGACAACTTTGTGTGTAGAAATGCCTATTCATCAAGCGCCAAGCCAGGTGAATCGAGGTCGTGAACACATCGAACAGTTGAAGAAAAGATTTCCAAACGTGATTAATGCTGAATCAGATTTGACTTCTGTTTTTGAAGAATTCAAAAAAGTTGTTCCTGACACAGGAGATATTGACAAAGTAAATTTGTCATTAGCCAATACTCGAGCTCGTTTGCGCATGAGTACACTGTATTATTATGCAGGAATTCATGGGCTCTTAGTTGCTGGAACAGGGAATAAAGTAGAAGATTTTGGAGTTGGTTTTTACACTAAATACGGAGATGGAGGTGTCGATTTGAGTCCAATTGCTGATTTAATGAAGTCCGATGTATATGCTTTGGGTGCGTTTTTGAAAATACCGACTTCTATTCTAGAAGCTTCTCCAACAGATGGTTTATTTGGCGATGACCGAACTGACGAAGATCAATTAGGAGCTAGTTATGACGAGTTAGAATGGGCAATGCGAGAAGATGAGAGCGGAAAAACAGCCGAAAATTTTACAGCAAGAGAACAAGAAGTTTTTAAAATTTATAAACGATTGAATACCAACAATCAACATAAAATGAATGCAATTCCAGTGTGTTTAATCCCTGAAAAATATAAGTAG
- a CDS encoding response regulator transcription factor encodes MIKVCLADNHPVVHFGVKSYFKDHSDISLVANVGNFMMVRDILLTKEIDVLILDLELEGLSSIFEVKNILKNFPKTKIIIFSNLSEQIYAPNAIKAGVAGFISKKEKLETLGQGIIKVNQGKIIIDETVKKNLALIAKQNKSERLYRKLSNREVEVLRYLSDGKKNNEISKILDLNEKTISTYKLRLLQKLNVTNLVDLVNKAKTLEIV; translated from the coding sequence ATGATAAAAGTATGTTTAGCAGATAATCACCCAGTAGTACACTTTGGAGTAAAATCTTACTTTAAAGATCATAGCGATATTTCGCTAGTTGCTAATGTGGGTAATTTTATGATGGTAAGAGACATTCTACTTACCAAGGAGATTGATGTTCTAATATTAGATTTAGAATTAGAAGGGCTTTCGAGTATTTTTGAAGTGAAAAACATTTTAAAAAACTTCCCAAAGACAAAAATCATCATCTTTAGCAACCTTTCAGAGCAAATTTACGCTCCAAACGCCATTAAAGCAGGTGTTGCTGGTTTTATCTCTAAAAAAGAAAAACTAGAAACTTTAGGTCAAGGAATTATAAAAGTAAATCAAGGTAAAATTATCATTGATGAAACGGTGAAGAAAAACCTTGCCTTAATAGCCAAACAAAACAAAAGCGAGCGTTTGTATAGAAAACTATCCAATCGTGAAGTAGAAGTTTTACGCTACTTGAGTGACGGTAAGAAAAACAATGAGATCTCTAAAATTTTAGATCTTAACGAAAAAACAATCAGTACTTACAAATTAAGATTGTTGCAAAAATTAAATGTTACCAATCTTGTAGATTTGGTAAATAAGGCAAAAACACTGGAAATAGTTTAA
- the dnaG gene encoding DNA primase, whose protein sequence is MISKATIDTVFETARVEEVIGDFVQLKRAGSNFKGLSPFSDERSPSFMVSPAKGIWKDFSSGKGGNAVAFLMEHSHFTYPEAIRFLAKKYNIEIEETEQTDEEKANTDVRESMYLVSEFAKDYFQNTLLHSEEGKAIGLSYFKERGFTAETIKKFALGYSPEIWDAFTKEALGKGYKLEFLESTGLTIPKDDRPFDRFKGRVMFPIQSMSGRVLGFGGRILTNDKKAAKYLNSPESEIYHKSKVLYGIFQAKQAIAKQNNCFLVEGYTDVIQFNQAGIENVVASSGTALTPDQIRLINRLTKNITVLFDGDAAGLRASVRGIDLILEEGMNVKVCAFPDGEDPDSFAKKTPYEELVKYLDENAKDFIQFKASLLMNDAKNDPIKKADLIRDMVVSISKIPDRIQREIYIQECSRIMDISEQVLVSTLAQLVQKDVAEVGKKQKQEQKAFEVVKNDTPVQVQKIDILYGLERKIIEILLLYGNKTEEFEDVLLKANEEGEIVNITEKKQYKVFQRIYLSLQEDEVELANPLFRDIFNGLINYYLQNESFNIEQYLMHLQPELAQEVTDILMEDERVTLHNWEGQNIFPKTKNDTISQYVSETILTMRWYLVDRIIEEIKGSISSEPGSDNIEPLSMAMDYSKLINSFSKKLGRVMSRYSN, encoded by the coding sequence TTGATCTCAAAAGCCACCATAGACACCGTTTTCGAAACTGCTCGAGTAGAGGAGGTTATTGGCGATTTTGTACAATTAAAAAGAGCGGGAAGTAATTTCAAAGGATTAAGTCCGTTTTCTGACGAGCGTTCGCCATCATTTATGGTGTCGCCAGCCAAAGGTATTTGGAAAGATTTTAGTTCTGGAAAAGGCGGAAATGCCGTAGCTTTCCTGATGGAACATTCTCATTTTACTTATCCAGAAGCGATACGGTTTTTAGCTAAAAAATATAATATCGAAATTGAGGAAACCGAACAAACGGATGAAGAAAAAGCCAATACAGATGTTCGGGAAAGTATGTATTTGGTTTCTGAATTTGCAAAAGATTATTTTCAAAACACCCTTTTACATTCCGAAGAAGGAAAAGCGATTGGGCTTTCTTATTTCAAAGAAAGAGGTTTTACAGCCGAAACGATAAAGAAATTTGCTTTGGGTTATTCTCCCGAAATTTGGGATGCTTTTACTAAAGAAGCATTAGGGAAAGGCTATAAATTAGAATTTCTAGAAAGTACTGGATTGACCATTCCTAAAGATGATAGACCGTTTGACCGCTTCAAAGGTCGCGTTATGTTTCCGATACAAAGTATGTCAGGACGAGTTTTGGGTTTTGGAGGAAGAATTTTGACCAATGACAAAAAAGCAGCGAAATACCTCAATTCACCTGAAAGCGAAATCTACCACAAAAGCAAAGTTTTGTATGGAATTTTCCAGGCCAAACAAGCTATTGCCAAACAAAATAATTGTTTTTTAGTCGAAGGTTATACCGATGTAATTCAGTTCAATCAAGCGGGCATCGAAAATGTAGTAGCTTCCTCTGGAACGGCTTTGACACCAGATCAAATTCGTTTGATTAATCGATTGACTAAAAACATAACCGTTCTTTTTGATGGTGATGCGGCTGGATTGCGTGCATCTGTTCGAGGAATCGACTTGATTCTAGAGGAAGGAATGAATGTAAAAGTCTGTGCTTTTCCTGACGGAGAAGATCCTGATAGTTTTGCCAAGAAAACACCTTACGAAGAGTTGGTGAAATATTTAGACGAAAATGCTAAAGATTTTATTCAGTTCAAAGCATCTTTATTGATGAATGATGCCAAGAATGACCCTATCAAAAAAGCTGATTTGATTCGGGATATGGTGGTGAGTATTTCTAAAATTCCTGATCGAATTCAACGAGAAATCTACATTCAGGAATGTTCACGAATTATGGATATTTCCGAGCAGGTTTTGGTGAGTACTTTGGCGCAATTGGTTCAAAAAGATGTTGCTGAAGTTGGGAAAAAACAAAAACAAGAGCAAAAAGCTTTTGAGGTTGTGAAAAATGATACACCAGTTCAGGTTCAAAAAATTGATATTCTCTATGGTTTAGAACGAAAAATAATTGAAATCCTTTTGTTGTACGGAAATAAAACAGAGGAATTTGAGGACGTACTTTTAAAAGCCAATGAAGAAGGTGAGATTGTAAATATTACTGAAAAGAAACAGTATAAAGTTTTTCAGCGCATTTATTTGAGTTTGCAAGAAGATGAGGTAGAGTTAGCAAATCCTTTGTTTAGAGATATATTCAATGGTTTGATTAATTATTATTTGCAAAATGAAAGTTTTAATATCGAACAATATTTAATGCACTTGCAACCCGAGTTGGCTCAAGAAGTAACCGATATTTTGATGGAAGACGAAAGAGTTACTTTGCACAATTGGGAAGGGCAAAATATTTTTCCAAAGACTAAAAATGATACCATTAGTCAATATGTTTCGGAAACGATTTTAACCATGAGATGGTATTTGGTCGATCGAATTATCGAAGAAATAAAAGGCTCAATATCATCCGAACCTGGTTCTGATAACATTGAGCCTTTGTCTATGGCAATGGATTATTCGAAACTAATCAACTCTTTTTCTAAAAAATTAGGAAGAGTGATGTCGCGATATAGTAATTAA
- a CDS encoding polyprenyl synthetase family protein, whose translation MNITTQIKQPIFNEMELFEKKFYESMTSQVALLNRITYYIVNRKGKQMRPMFVFLTAKMVSAGIVNERTYRGASVIELIHTATLVHDDVVDDSNRRRGFFSINALWKNKIAVLVGDYLLSKGLLLSIDNGDFDLLRIISVAVREMSEGELLQIEKARRLDITEAIYYEIIRKKTATLIAACCALGAKSVIEDEIQVENMRKFGELIGMAFQIKDDLFDYTEEAIGKPTGIDIKEQKMTLPLIHVLNNCTSKEKSWLINSIKNHNKDKKRVKEVIAFVKNNNGLLYAENKMAEFQQEALLLLNNYPESEFKDALILMVNYVIERKK comes from the coding sequence ATGAATATTACCACTCAAATAAAACAACCCATTTTTAATGAAATGGAACTTTTTGAAAAAAAGTTCTATGAATCGATGACTTCACAGGTGGCTTTGTTGAACAGAATCACTTATTATATCGTCAATAGAAAAGGAAAACAAATGCGTCCGATGTTTGTTTTTCTGACTGCCAAAATGGTTTCTGCAGGAATTGTAAACGAAAGAACCTATCGTGGAGCTTCAGTTATTGAGCTGATTCATACCGCAACGCTAGTTCATGATGATGTGGTAGATGATAGTAATCGCCGAAGAGGTTTTTTCTCTATTAATGCACTTTGGAAAAATAAAATTGCTGTTCTTGTTGGTGATTATTTATTGTCCAAAGGACTATTGCTTTCTATAGACAATGGCGATTTTGATTTATTGAGAATTATTTCCGTAGCCGTTCGCGAAATGAGCGAAGGCGAATTGTTGCAAATCGAAAAAGCCCGAAGACTCGATATTACAGAAGCTATTTATTACGAAATCATCCGAAAAAAAACTGCTACATTAATTGCTGCTTGTTGCGCATTGGGTGCTAAATCAGTTATTGAAGATGAAATTCAAGTGGAGAATATGCGAAAATTTGGCGAACTTATTGGAATGGCTTTTCAGATAAAAGATGATTTGTTTGATTATACTGAAGAAGCCATTGGAAAACCAACAGGAATCGACATCAAGGAGCAAAAAATGACTTTGCCATTGATTCACGTTTTGAATAATTGTACTTCTAAAGAAAAATCCTGGCTGATTAATTCTATCAAGAACCATAACAAAGACAAAAAGCGTGTAAAAGAAGTTATTGCTTTTGTGAAAAACAATAATGGATTGCTTTATGCCGAAAATAAAATGGCTGAATTCCAGCAAGAGGCACTTTTGCTTTTAAATAATTATCCCGAATCAGAGTTTAAAGACGCTTTGATTTTAATGGTGAATTATGTCATCGAAAGAAAAAAATAA
- the rlmN gene encoding 23S rRNA (adenine(2503)-C(2))-methyltransferase RlmN → MQIEKKDIRALSKEQLRDFFVANGDKSFRGNQVYEWLWSKGAHSFEDMTNVAKATRSMLEENFVINHIKVDMMQRSEDGTVKNAVRLHDGLVVESVLIPTDTRTTACVSSQVGCSLDCNFCATARLKRMRNLEPAEIYDQVIAIDKESRLYYNHPLSNIVFMGMGEPLMNYNNVMKAIEMITSPEGLGMSPKRIMVSTSGIPKMIKKMADDEVKFKLAVSLHSAIDEIRSRIMPFSENFPLKDLREALEYWYRKTKSKVSYEYVVWKGINDNKASIDALVKFCKYVPCKVNLIEYNPIDDGEFQQASEESINEYIKALQVIDVVVKVRRSRGKDIDAACGQLANKEA, encoded by the coding sequence AATGGCGATAAATCTTTTCGTGGCAACCAAGTCTATGAATGGTTGTGGAGCAAAGGCGCCCATAGTTTTGAAGATATGACCAATGTGGCGAAAGCGACTCGTTCTATGCTCGAAGAAAACTTCGTTATCAATCATATCAAGGTAGATATGATGCAACGAAGTGAAGACGGAACGGTGAAAAATGCAGTTCGGTTACACGATGGTTTGGTGGTCGAAAGTGTTTTGATTCCAACAGATACCCGAACAACGGCTTGTGTTTCTAGTCAAGTGGGTTGCAGTTTGGATTGTAATTTTTGTGCTACAGCTCGATTAAAAAGAATGCGAAATCTAGAACCTGCCGAAATTTACGATCAGGTAATTGCTATTGATAAAGAAAGTCGTTTGTACTATAATCATCCTTTGTCGAATATTGTTTTTATGGGAATGGGCGAGCCATTGATGAATTACAATAATGTGATGAAAGCTATTGAGATGATAACTTCTCCCGAAGGCTTGGGAATGTCTCCAAAACGCATTATGGTTTCTACTTCTGGAATTCCAAAAATGATTAAGAAAATGGCAGACGATGAGGTGAAATTCAAATTGGCTGTTTCTTTACATTCGGCAATTGATGAAATTCGCTCCCGAATAATGCCTTTTAGTGAAAACTTTCCTCTGAAAGATTTAAGAGAAGCTTTGGAATATTGGTACCGAAAAACTAAAAGTAAAGTTTCATACGAATATGTGGTTTGGAAAGGAATCAATGACAATAAAGCTTCTATTGATGCCTTGGTTAAATTTTGTAAATATGTCCCCTGTAAAGTCAATTTAATTGAATATAATCCTATTGATGACGGAGAGTTTCAACAAGCTTCGGAAGAATCAATTAATGAGTATATAAAAGCATTACAAGTAATAGATGTTGTAGTAAAAGTAAGAAGAAGTCGAGGAAAAGACATTGATGCCGCTTGTGGTCAATTGGCCAATAAAGAAGCTTAA